A single genomic interval of Antechinus flavipes isolate AdamAnt ecotype Samford, QLD, Australia chromosome 1, AdamAnt_v2, whole genome shotgun sequence harbors:
- the LOC127547882 gene encoding tripartite motif-containing protein 43-like, whose amino-acid sequence MEAAVEMLQKMQTDVTCSICRNYFSEPVTLHCGHSFCRECLSSCWRAAATQALSCPECRQVPQSEALPPVNERLAQLTDLVKRTGFQVLQSTKGQSQCTLHGKVFKLFCEQDQTPLCVGCCETAEHGGHGISPVGEAAPKYRKQLQNMQRNLGKHFEETESLLAQQSPVYWRSMIKEEYRKLHRLVKAQESICIERIRQDKRARQDRLTQQIQTLQKLTLELQEAGDLPDLDLLQDAKQLLERSESELSQRATTVLPELREYPIPGLIEMLNRFRVDIRLIASTATSYVSIAEDLRSVTATEAWAALQHLEDSECYAAVAKQTFSSGRHYWEVDVSQVPQWVLGIYTTYLRRKRGRDMDSFDFAFLLRCVKKEDGYYIRTYCGSLNHRLKGPIPRVGVYLEYSPGSLAFYNVLQRSLIYKFHRISFTAPVRPIFCPGPPLPGTKPGPMTLCPVDSHLCACCVSSQ is encoded by the coding sequence atggaagcTGCTGTAGAAATGCTGCAGAAAATGCAGACTGATGTCACCTGCAGCATCTGTAGGAACTACTTCTCTGAGCCGGTCACCCTCCATTGTGGACACAGCTTTTGCAGAGAATGTCTCTCCTCCTGCTGGAGGGCAGCAGCAACCCAGGCTCTCTCTTGTCCTGAATGCAGGCAAGTGCCCCAGAGCGAAGCATTACCCCCAGTCAATGAGCGCCTAGCACAGCTGACTGACCTGGTCAAAAGGACGGGCTTCCAGGTTCTGCAGAGCACTAAGGGACAGAGCCAGTGCACTCTTCATGGGAAAGTCTTCAAGCTCTTTTGTGAACAGGACCAGACTCCACTGTGTGTGGGATGCTGTGAAACTGCAGAACACGGGGGTCATGGGATCTCTCCTGTAGGAGAGGCTGCTCCCAAGTACAGAAAACAGCTCCAGAACATGCAGAGAAATTTGGGGAAACATTTCGAAGAAACTGAGAGCCTTCTAGCTCAGCAGAGCCCTGTGTATTGGAGAAGTATGATTAAAGAAGAATACCGCAAACTGCACCGCTTAGTGAAAGCACAAGAATCCATCTGTATTGAAAGGATAAGACAAGATAAAAGGGCAAGGCAGGACAGACTAACTCAGCAGATACAAACTCTTCAGAAGCTCACACTAGAACTGCAGGAAGCAGGCGACCTACCAGATCTGGATTTGCTACAGGATGCCAAGCAGTTGCTGGAAAGGAGTGAGTCAGAGCTGTCCCAAAGGGCCACGACTGTCCTCCCAGAGCTGAGAGAGTATCCTATCCCCGGCCTGATAGAGATGCTCAATCGATTCAGAGTGGATATCAGGCTGATCGCCTCAACAGCCACTTCCTATGTGAGTATTGCTGAGGATCTGAGGAGTGTGACGGCTACAGAAGCCTGGGCGGCGCTCCAGCATCTTGAAGACTCCGAATGCTATGCTGCTGTTGCTAAGCAGACCTTCAGCTCCGGCAGACACTACTGGGAGGTGGATGTGAGTCAGGTACCTCAGTGGGTACTGGGGATCTATACCACCTACTTGAGGAGAAAAAGGGGCAGAGACATGGACTCCTttgattttgctttcttgcttcGATGTGTCAAGAAGGAAGATGGTTATTATATCAGAACCTATTGTGGATCACTGAATCATCGGTTGAAAGGCCCTATACCCAGGGTTGGGGTCTACCTGGAATATAGCCCTGGAAGTCTTGCTTTTTACAACGTTCTCCAGCGCTCCCTTATTTATAAGTTCCACCGCATTTCTTTCACAGCCCCCGTCAGACCTATCTTTTGTCCTGGCCCCCCACTTCCAGGAACTAAGCCTGGTCCCATGACTCTCTGTCCAGTGGACTCCCATCTTTGTGCTTGCTGCGTTTCATCTCAGTGA